From Paraburkholderia sabiae, a single genomic window includes:
- a CDS encoding DeoR/GlpR family DNA-binding transcription regulator encodes MFATHRQNEILRLVRAQQTCTITDLATTFDVSDETIRRDLKPLVAEGLLVKVHGGIMLPAQLDEPPFRRRMVEQREAKRAIAARIAQLIDDGDSLMLDGGTTCVHIAQALEAHARLTVVTNSAEVARLLAPRNDNRVLMAGGELRADDASAVGESALAFFRQFHVRHAIVSVTAIDAKGRFMDAQPADAALAHAAFAQAERRIVAADHTKFGHSALVHVFGADGLDTLVTDVEPAAGLSKVLAHAGVEVICASPAADDTNEEVV; translated from the coding sequence ATGTTCGCCACTCACCGACAGAACGAGATCCTGCGGCTCGTCCGCGCTCAGCAGACCTGCACGATCACGGATCTGGCCACCACGTTCGACGTGTCCGACGAGACGATTCGCCGCGATCTCAAGCCGCTCGTCGCAGAAGGTCTGCTGGTGAAGGTGCATGGCGGCATCATGCTGCCCGCGCAACTCGACGAACCGCCGTTCCGGCGCCGCATGGTCGAACAGCGCGAGGCGAAGCGCGCGATCGCGGCGCGCATCGCGCAACTGATCGACGACGGCGATTCGCTGATGCTCGACGGCGGCACGACCTGCGTGCATATCGCGCAGGCGCTCGAAGCGCACGCGCGCCTCACGGTCGTTACCAATTCCGCCGAAGTCGCGCGCCTGCTCGCACCGCGCAACGACAACCGCGTGCTGATGGCAGGCGGCGAACTGCGCGCGGACGATGCATCCGCTGTCGGCGAAAGCGCGCTCGCGTTTTTCCGGCAGTTTCATGTGCGGCACGCGATCGTGTCGGTGACGGCGATCGACGCGAAAGGGCGCTTCATGGACGCGCAGCCCGCCGACGCAGCGCTGGCGCATGCGGCGTTCGCGCAAGCCGAGCGCCGCATCGTTGCCGCGGATCACACGAAGTTCGGCCATAGCGCGCTTGTGCATGTGTTCGGCGCGGACGGTCTCGATACGCTGGTCACGGATGTCGAGCCGGCAGCGGGACTGTCGAAAGTGCTGGCGCATGCCGGCGTCGAAGTGATCTGCGCTTCGCCTGCTGCCGACGATACAAATGAGGAAGTCGTCTAA
- a CDS encoding cobalamin biosynthesis protein yields MTTLIAGIGCRRGVSAEQIEAAVREALGDALPFAALRAVASIETKADEAGLVEFCTRNALPLHTFTREQIAALDAPINASSAAREHLGVDGVCEPCARLAANGGELLVTKLAHDGVTVAIACAAAHPHSNDTSRIKEHR; encoded by the coding sequence ATGACAACGCTGATCGCGGGCATCGGATGCCGGCGCGGCGTGTCGGCGGAACAGATCGAAGCAGCCGTGCGTGAAGCGCTCGGCGACGCGCTTCCGTTCGCCGCACTGCGCGCCGTCGCATCGATCGAAACGAAGGCCGACGAAGCCGGACTCGTCGAGTTCTGCACACGCAACGCGCTGCCGCTGCATACGTTCACGCGCGAACAGATCGCCGCGCTCGATGCACCCATCAACGCATCTTCCGCCGCGCGAGAGCATCTCGGCGTCGACGGCGTCTGTGAACCGTGCGCGCGGCTCGCCGCGAACGGCGGAGAACTGCTCGTCACGAAACTTGCGCACGACGGCGTGACTGTCGCCATCGCGTGCGCTGCCGCACACCCTCATTCCAACGACACATCCAGAATCAAGGAACATCGATGA
- the bluB gene encoding 5,6-dimethylbenzimidazole synthase translates to MAEPFNDAERAAVYRAIYERRDMRHFVPTPVDPAVLARLIDAAHHAPSVGYMQPWRIGRITDPALRQKLHGAVERERVLTADALGKRRDEFMKLKVEGMLECGELLVMALMDGREKHVFGRRTLPEMDLASVACAIQNMWLAARAEGLGMGWVSLFDADEVRTMLGIPEGARPVALLCLGHVEHFYREPMLESEGWATRMPLAACLFENTWPEAPPEHEGDADQTTVQNALNGR, encoded by the coding sequence ATGGCCGAGCCTTTTAACGACGCCGAGCGCGCCGCCGTCTACCGCGCGATCTACGAGCGGCGCGACATGCGCCACTTCGTGCCCACGCCCGTCGATCCCGCCGTGCTCGCGCGATTGATCGACGCCGCGCATCACGCGCCGAGCGTCGGCTACATGCAGCCGTGGCGCATCGGACGCATCACCGATCCCGCGTTGCGGCAGAAGCTGCACGGCGCCGTCGAACGCGAACGCGTGCTGACGGCCGACGCGCTCGGCAAGCGGCGCGACGAGTTCATGAAGCTCAAGGTGGAAGGCATGCTCGAATGCGGCGAGCTGCTGGTGATGGCGCTGATGGACGGCCGCGAGAAACACGTATTCGGACGGCGCACGTTGCCGGAGATGGATCTTGCGTCGGTGGCCTGCGCGATCCAGAACATGTGGCTCGCGGCGCGTGCGGAAGGTCTGGGGATGGGCTGGGTGTCGCTGTTCGATGCCGACGAAGTGCGCACGATGCTCGGCATACCCGAAGGCGCGCGGCCTGTCGCGCTGCTATGTCTCGGCCATGTGGAGCACTTCTATCGCGAGCCGATGCTCGAATCGGAAGGCTGGGCCACGCGCATGCCGCTCGCTGCGTGTCTCTTCGAAAACACGTGGCCGGAAGCACCACCCGAGCACGAAGGCGACGCGGACCAGACTACTGTCCAGAACGCTTTAAACGGGCGTTAG
- the cobO gene encoding cob(I)yrinic acid a,c-diamide adenosyltransferase, whose product MKTDPESHARMTQRRREGHEKKQAQATVEKGLLIVNTGTGKGKSTAAFGMAVRVLGHRMKLGVVQFIKGALHTSERDFLGAQGNCEFITMGDGYTWNTQDREADIATARKGWNEARRMIESGEYQMVILDELNTVLKYEYLPLDEVLKVVNARPEMVHVVITGRHAPDALVEAADLVTEMRLVKHPYREQHVKAQRGVEF is encoded by the coding sequence ATGAAGACCGATCCCGAATCGCATGCACGCATGACGCAGCGCCGCCGCGAAGGCCACGAGAAAAAGCAGGCTCAGGCGACCGTCGAGAAAGGCCTGCTGATCGTCAACACGGGCACGGGCAAGGGCAAGTCGACGGCGGCGTTCGGCATGGCCGTGCGCGTGCTCGGCCACCGCATGAAGCTCGGCGTCGTGCAGTTCATCAAGGGCGCGCTGCACACGTCGGAGCGCGATTTTCTGGGCGCGCAGGGCAATTGCGAGTTCATCACGATGGGCGACGGCTACACCTGGAACACGCAGGACCGCGAGGCCGACATCGCGACGGCACGCAAGGGCTGGAACGAAGCACGCCGCATGATCGAAAGCGGCGAGTATCAGATGGTGATTCTCGACGAGTTGAATACCGTGCTGAAGTACGAATATCTTCCGCTCGATGAAGTGCTCAAAGTCGTGAATGCGCGACCCGAGATGGTCCATGTCGTCATAACAGGCCGCCACGCGCCCGATGCGCTCGTCGAAGCCGCCGATCTCGTCACCGAAATGCGCCTCGTCAAGCATCCGTACCGCGAGCAGCACGTGAAGGCACAACGCGGCGTGGAGTTCTGA
- the cobW gene encoding cobalamin biosynthesis protein CobW, whose product MQTQMRKIPVTIVTGFLGSGKTTLMRHILQHAGGLRIAVIVNEFGELGIDGEILKGCGIGCDENGNETEGQLYELANGCLCCTVQEEFFPVMEQLVERREQIDHVLIETSGLALPKPLVQAFNWPSIKNSFTVDAVVTVVDGPAVASGQFAEDPVAVDQLRKADPNLDHESPLHELFEDQLSAADLVILNKIDLLDEARQASVEAVIREEIPPQVKVVRAHMGQLDLHALLGLESASEETIHLRHDHHGSADDPEHADHHHDEFDSVVVTAKATSREAMIAALQRVVEGHTIYRVKGFAALPGAAMRLVIQGVGRRFDSYFDRRWQAGEIDASSLSRFVLIGEDLDQPTLQRALDEALSTQAQQA is encoded by the coding sequence ATGCAGACACAGATGCGCAAGATTCCCGTGACGATCGTCACCGGCTTTCTCGGCAGCGGCAAAACGACGTTGATGCGTCACATCCTTCAACACGCGGGCGGGCTGCGCATCGCCGTGATCGTCAACGAGTTCGGCGAACTGGGCATCGACGGCGAGATTCTGAAGGGCTGCGGTATCGGGTGCGACGAAAACGGCAACGAAACGGAAGGCCAGTTGTATGAGCTGGCCAACGGTTGCCTGTGCTGCACCGTGCAGGAAGAGTTTTTCCCTGTGATGGAGCAACTCGTCGAGCGGCGCGAACAGATCGATCACGTGTTGATCGAAACGTCGGGCCTCGCGCTGCCGAAGCCGCTCGTGCAGGCGTTCAACTGGCCGTCGATCAAGAACAGCTTCACTGTCGATGCCGTCGTGACGGTGGTGGATGGTCCCGCTGTCGCAAGCGGCCAGTTCGCGGAAGACCCCGTTGCCGTCGATCAACTGCGCAAGGCCGATCCGAATCTCGATCACGAATCGCCGCTGCATGAACTGTTCGAAGACCAGTTGTCGGCAGCCGATCTCGTCATTCTGAACAAGATCGATCTGCTCGATGAAGCGCGACAGGCCAGCGTGGAAGCCGTGATTCGCGAAGAGATTCCGCCGCAGGTGAAGGTAGTGCGCGCGCACATGGGGCAACTCGATCTGCATGCGCTGCTCGGGCTCGAATCGGCATCGGAAGAAACGATTCATTTGCGCCACGATCACCACGGTTCCGCCGACGATCCCGAGCACGCCGATCATCATCACGACGAGTTCGATTCCGTCGTCGTCACGGCGAAGGCGACGTCGCGCGAAGCGATGATCGCGGCATTGCAGCGCGTGGTCGAAGGGCACACGATTTATCGCGTGAAAGGCTTTGCGGCGCTGCCCGGCGCAGCGATGCGGCTCGTGATTCAAGGCGTGGGCCGCCGTTTCGATAGTTACTTCGACCGGCGCTGGCAGGCAGGCGAAATCGATGCATCGTCGCTGAGCCGCTTCGTGCTGATCGGCGAAGACCTCGATCAGCCGACGCTGCAACGCGCGCTCGACGAAGCGCTCAGCACGCAAGCGCAGCAGGCTTAA
- the cobA gene encoding uroporphyrinogen-III C-methyltransferase — MSRAWLIGAGPGDVELLTLKAARTLALADVVLVDDLVNPEVLQFARDDAQIVYVGKRGGHASTPQHEIIATMLDHLRAGRSVARLKGGDPFVFGRGGEEQQALQAAGVHVEIISGITAGIAAPAAIGVPVTHRDYAQGVIFVTGHGAGEHEADWQALAATRMTLVIYMGMRRLGDIVDALLSAGMPPDTPCAAIESATRPEQRHVAATLREFVQCVADAGLGSPSIVVIGGVASLAAP, encoded by the coding sequence ATGAGCCGCGCCTGGCTGATCGGCGCCGGTCCCGGCGACGTCGAATTGTTGACGCTCAAGGCCGCGCGCACGCTCGCGCTGGCTGACGTCGTGCTCGTCGACGATCTCGTCAATCCCGAAGTGCTCCAGTTCGCGCGCGACGACGCGCAGATCGTCTACGTCGGCAAACGCGGCGGCCACGCATCGACGCCGCAACACGAGATCATTGCCACGATGCTCGATCATCTGCGCGCGGGCCGCAGCGTCGCGCGTCTGAAAGGCGGCGATCCGTTCGTGTTCGGACGCGGCGGAGAAGAACAGCAAGCGCTGCAAGCTGCAGGCGTGCACGTCGAAATCATCAGCGGAATCACGGCGGGCATTGCTGCGCCTGCGGCGATCGGCGTTCCCGTCACGCATCGCGACTACGCGCAGGGCGTGATCTTCGTCACGGGGCACGGCGCGGGCGAGCACGAAGCGGACTGGCAAGCGCTCGCCGCCACACGCATGACGCTCGTCATCTATATGGGCATGCGTCGGCTCGGCGATATCGTCGATGCGCTCCTGAGCGCAGGAATGCCACCCGATACGCCGTGCGCCGCGATCGAATCGGCGACACGTCCCGAGCAGCGCCATGTCGCCGCGACGTTGCGCGAGTTCGTGCAGTGCGTCGCCGATGCTGGACTCGGATCGCCGTCGATCGTCGTAATCGGCGGCGTCGCGTCGCTGGCCGCGCCATGA
- a CDS encoding response regulator transcription factor, with product MRIAVLEETQAQADFVCRTLSAAGHTCHAFEDGPALVRQLRSQPFDLLVLDRHAPALSGDEVLRWVRQNLTERLPVLFMTRASDVAHQDVDADDYLVKPVSAAALLARVGVLLRGAFQREPLGEKEVFGEYEFEPGSKRVHVRGSAVTLTHKEFELALLLFKHLSRPLSRSHILDAIWKQAAGIPSRTMDTHVSMLRTKLGLRPENGYRLMPIYGYGYRLERIEKGDA from the coding sequence ATGAGAATTGCAGTTCTGGAGGAGACGCAGGCGCAGGCCGACTTCGTGTGCAGGACTTTGTCGGCTGCGGGGCATACGTGTCATGCATTCGAGGACGGCCCGGCACTCGTCCGACAGTTGCGCAGCCAGCCGTTCGATCTGCTCGTGCTGGATCGTCATGCGCCCGCGCTGTCGGGCGATGAGGTGTTGCGCTGGGTCCGTCAGAATCTCACTGAGCGTCTGCCCGTGCTGTTCATGACCCGTGCGAGCGATGTCGCGCATCAGGACGTCGACGCCGACGATTATCTCGTCAAGCCGGTGAGCGCGGCAGCGCTGCTCGCGCGTGTGGGCGTGCTGCTGCGCGGCGCGTTTCAGCGCGAGCCGCTCGGCGAGAAAGAAGTGTTCGGCGAGTACGAGTTCGAGCCGGGTTCGAAGCGCGTGCATGTGCGCGGCAGCGCCGTCACGCTGACGCACAAGGAATTCGAACTGGCGCTGCTGCTGTTCAAGCATCTGAGCCGGCCGCTGTCGCGCTCGCATATTCTCGACGCGATCTGGAAGCAGGCGGCGGGCATTCCGTCGCGTACGATGGACACGCATGTGTCGATGCTGCGTACGAAGCTCGGTCTGCGTCCCGAGAACGGCTATCGGCTGATGCCGATTTACGGCTACGGATACCGGCTCGAACGGATCGAGAAGGGCGACGCCTGA
- a CDS encoding cobyrinate a,c-diamide synthase → MPACPALFISAPASGQGKTTITAALARHHRRMGRDVRVFKTGPDFLDPMILARASGAPVLSLDLWMVGERACRALLAQAAREADLILIEGVMGLFDGTPSSADLAAKFNVPVAAVISAKAMAQTFGAVAFGLARFRDDVPFHGVFANRVGSARHAQMLEEALPRDLKMLGYLSGDAAIELPDRHLGLLQAAEIDDLDARLDRAADALASTALAQLPPAVTFDDAADNESLPQLLDGMHIAIARDAAFSFIYPANVQLLEALGAHLTYFSPLADEAVPADADALYLPGGYPELHAPKLAANARSAASIRAHANADRTIVAECGGMLYLLDSVTDTHGVTTPMLALLPGNAAMQTRFTALGMMQMSDGVHGTLTGHTFHYSRVSTPLAPVRHATRAQSDAPGEAVYRQGSVVATYMHGYWPSNPAFAAALFHGRAF, encoded by the coding sequence ATGCCCGCGTGCCCCGCTCTCTTCATCAGCGCGCCGGCGTCGGGCCAGGGCAAGACGACGATCACGGCCGCGCTCGCGCGGCATCATCGGCGGATGGGGCGAGACGTGCGCGTGTTCAAGACGGGCCCGGATTTTCTGGACCCGATGATCCTCGCGCGCGCGAGCGGCGCGCCTGTACTCTCGCTCGACCTGTGGATGGTCGGCGAACGCGCATGCCGCGCGCTACTCGCGCAAGCGGCGCGCGAAGCGGATCTGATTTTGATCGAAGGCGTGATGGGTTTGTTCGACGGCACGCCGAGCAGCGCCGATCTCGCCGCGAAATTCAACGTGCCCGTCGCCGCCGTAATCTCGGCGAAAGCGATGGCGCAGACATTCGGCGCCGTCGCGTTCGGCCTCGCGCGCTTTCGCGATGATGTGCCGTTTCACGGCGTATTCGCGAACCGCGTCGGCTCGGCGCGTCACGCGCAGATGCTCGAAGAAGCGTTGCCGCGCGATCTGAAGATGCTCGGCTATCTGTCGGGCGATGCCGCGATCGAATTGCCCGACCGTCATCTGGGCTTGTTGCAGGCAGCGGAAATCGACGATCTCGATGCACGTCTCGATCGTGCCGCCGATGCGCTCGCATCGACAGCACTCGCGCAACTGCCGCCCGCCGTCACGTTCGACGACGCTGCAGACAACGAGTCTTTGCCGCAGTTGCTCGACGGCATGCACATCGCGATCGCGCGCGACGCCGCCTTCTCGTTCATCTATCCGGCGAACGTGCAACTGCTCGAAGCGCTCGGCGCGCATCTCACGTATTTCTCGCCGCTCGCCGACGAAGCCGTTCCCGCCGACGCCGACGCGCTCTATCTGCCCGGCGGCTATCCCGAACTGCATGCACCGAAGCTCGCGGCCAACGCGCGCAGCGCGGCATCGATCCGCGCGCATGCGAACGCGGATCGCACCATCGTCGCCGAATGCGGCGGCATGCTGTATCTGCTCGACAGCGTCACCGACACGCACGGCGTCACGACACCGATGCTCGCCCTGTTACCGGGCAACGCAGCCATGCAGACGCGCTTCACCGCGCTCGGCATGATGCAGATGAGCGACGGCGTGCACGGCACGCTGACGGGCCACACGTTCCACTACTCGCGCGTGAGCACGCCGCTCGCACCCGTGCGCCACGCGACGCGCGCCCAGTCCGACGCGCCCGGCGAAGCCGTCTATCGTCAGGGAAGCGTCGTCGCCACTTACATGCACGGCTACTGGCCGTCGAACCCAGCCTTCGCGGCTGCCCTCTTCCATGGCCGAGCCTTTTAA